The DNA sequence AAACGCACGCTCTGCTAACGCACGCGCTTCGGTGGCACTGTAAACTAGTCTGACATTCTTAGAGCCGGCCCCCCTGCGCAACTTAAAAACCTTCGGAAACGAAGCTTGACCAATCCAGCAAAACGCATCCTTGAGATCATAAAATACGTGGGTCGGAACCAATGGAGCACCGATTGCTTCCAGCAGATATTTCTGAGCGATTTTATCGTCGAAATGCCAGCAGGTGGAGGTGCTTGGGAAAACTTTGACACCCATCATCTCAGCCGCTCTGATGGCATGACGCGCCACTAGCTGCTCCCGTGCATCACCATGGCTCCAATGCCAGAGCAAACCATCACAAGTGGTCAATTGCCTAAGAATGTCTGAATCGAGGCAGTTGACCAGTTTGTACGGAATAGCATGCATGTCGCAATATGCAATCCAACGATCAGACCAACTTTTTGATCGATGGTGAATAGCCAACTGTGCGGTCATACCAATTCTCCGATAGTTTCTGGATCTTTGGTCCTGATGGGATCACGGTCCCTGGCGATAGACGGTAAATGAATAGCCGTACCGAGCAAAAGGTTCCGCACTTTTCCCAGGCCAACGTTGCGGCCAATTCCTACCTCATGAGTTAGTGCCTTCCCAGAAGAACTGACCGGTAAACGGTTAGAATCCGACTGGCGACCTGATCGAGACCAAGGGGCACAATCCGTTCTCGCCCGTTACTCCTTTGTCTGGATAATAAAATATTCACTATGGCCTCTCCAAACTCCTGCGGATCTCGCGACGCTATGCAGGAGGGTGATACGCCGGTAAGCCTTTCCGGAACATCACCAACCGATGTGGAGACAACAGGCAAGTTGCAGGCGAGAGCTTCCTTGACTACATTTGGTGAACCTTCTGCTACACTGGCACACAACAATACATCGGCTGCCCTATAGTACAGGGGCATTTGCCGTGGTTCTACCTTTGAAAGCACGTGCAATTCAGCCTTGGGAAGGTGTTCTCGGACAAACTTCATAGCTGCCTGAGCCAAATCGATCCCTTTACCTCTCGGATCATCTCCGGGATTAACAATAGCAACAGGGTTCTCATGATTCCATCCCAACTGTTTTCGGGCTTCATCCTGCGATCCCGGTACAAACAGCTCAAGATCAACTCCGCTTGGAATGACAACCGCTCGGCTTTTTCGCCACCATAATGCCTGACGGAGTAGTTCACTCTTACAGATTAAAGCGTCAGCACGAAGCGCGGCGACGTTTGAAAGCAGGAAGCCAATTAGCAAGCGCAGTGAAGAGACAGAGTGGCCAGATTGCAAGTCCCCTCCACAAAACGAAATGACAGCCGGTTTCCCTGCAAGCACAGTCAGAATACCAACAATCGTTCCATATTGGCCATGAACAAGATCGGGAGCAACTTCACGGACCTGGCGACGTAACTTTAACCACTTAGAGAGAATATGGATAGGTGAGTGACTGGTGCCGATATCAAACGTCGTTATTCGCACCCCTGCTCGTTTCAGAGAAGCATTTTGACGATCAACAAAGATTCCCATGAAAGGTGAATGTTTCTTTGCCTCAAAGTGGTTGGAGACTATCATCACATGGAGCGATTCCATATTGTTTTTGAGGTCTAGCGTACCGGGTTCCCGCATACCTTACTTACTACCAGTCACTTAAATTCACTTCGATATGGGTTGAAGGAATTGGCGAGCCCAAGATTCGTAAATTGCCAAGCGGAACAATAAATTTTGCCGAGAAAGAAACGGATCTCCTCCGTCGCGTTGATTGAGTAGCCGACGGACGCCCTCTAAATCAACAAGATCGGCAAGAAAACGGGGGGCATGTAAGGTATCTCTCAGCCAGTCCGCCAAAGGTCCTTTTAGCCATGCCGTTTCAGGAGTCTCAAAGCCCAATTTGCTCTTACGGTGACGCACCAAGTCGGGAAGCACACCAGCAAGTCCATCTCGGAGTATGCACTTGGTCCACCCGGCGGAGAGACGCATATCGGCCGGAAGAGTTGCCAACCATTCAACGAAAATATGATCTACAAACGGCACACGTGATTCGATTCCAAACGCCATCGTATTGCGGTCTTCCTGTCTAAGCAGAATTGGCAGACTATATCTCGTCAAGTCCGCCCCTAGTCGGCGCCCTAACGAATTTCCAATTCCCAACGTTGCTGGACGAAGCATTTGAACCTTATTGTGCCGAAGTTGATCAAACTCCGGTACCGAACCGAATAAATAGCGGCGGCCATCGGCCAGACGACTCGTGCGCAAAATTTCAGGGCTCCCAAAGAAGGCAATGGTTTCTCTTATAGCTAGACCGAATCGCCTTGATTTGAGGAGCTGTCCAATATAGGCAAGAATGTATTTTCGGTATCCAGCAAGCTGCTCATCGGCTCCCTGACCATCTAGCAACACCTTGACCCCTTGTTCTCTTGCTAGGCGGGCAACGCAATATTGTGCATACGCGCTGGAACTT is a window from the Candidatus Nitrospira nitrificans genome containing:
- a CDS encoding glycosyltransferase, which produces MREPGTLDLKNNMESLHVMIVSNHFEAKKHSPFMGIFVDRQNASLKRAGVRITTFDIGTSHSPIHILSKWLKLRRQVREVAPDLVHGQYGTIVGILTVLAGKPAVISFCGGDLQSGHSVSSLRLLIGFLLSNVAALRADALICKSELLRQALWWRKSRAVVIPSGVDLELFVPGSQDEARKQLGWNHENPVAIVNPGDDPRGKGIDLAQAAMKFVREHLPKAELHVLSKVEPRQMPLYYRAADVLLCASVAEGSPNVVKEALACNLPVVSTSVGDVPERLTGVSPSCIASRDPQEFGEAIVNILLSRQRSNGRERIVPLGLDQVASRILTVYRSVLLGRH